The sequence TTTACCTCAAGTCAATACATGCATGCTATGTATTTAaatttaggcataatacataaatatgccctttaacttggcttcgaatcTATATGCCTTGAgtttgcacaagtagacacttaaacttgtataaaattgcaTAAATAGAGTCATTTTTTGTCTTATATGGTGTCTTAcgtgtattttgccatgtaagacttatgtgtttatttgtttaaaagttggatagttaaagtgtttatttgtgcattatgaaagttaaagatcaaagttaaaatttaaagtcaagtttagggtccaatctatgtattatgccttaaatTTATACTTCATGTTACTTACCCATAATTAATTTACATgtgttttactttattaaattacgtaataataaaaattacattaatttaatataaataccGAATgcggataattttttttccattcaaCCACTATTTGCCCCCTAGTTAACTTAGCATAGCACGGAAAAGATAAAACTTTTGAAGTCACATCACATATGGATGAAAAACATGTAGCCTGATATATTGGTCAATCAGATGCACTATACAGTTTTGCCTATCAAGACTAACGGAAAAATGGAGGACAAAATAAAATACCGactacaacaacaaacaatttttaacggcattaaatattgacattaataaagaatattaaAGTCTTTACTAACATTAGTTATGTGTCActagaaccaatgtcgctaaaggctttagggacatatacaaagagtgctaATTGCTGCTAAAAGTACATATTTAGCGACCCgctaatgatattttttatatagtgaCCAAAAAGAGTTATCTTTCTCCCATTAATCAATCCAAACTTCCAGCAATCTCATCATCATCAGATGGCCATATAACAGTTTGAGCTAGTCGTTCACGCATCAGTTCCACATTCTCATCAGATATTCTGTTATATAATTCAGCATGATCACATTTCTACATCCAACACACAATATTCATTAGATTTCCTCTGCATCATTGCAGTTGAAATACCAAATTTCCAACTCGTCCGTGATACAATACAACAAAGATACATGTATTAATTCAAGAACAACGATACTTTTGAAGGAGCAAAACATGTACGTCAAGCAGTACGTAGCTAAAATCAATGTGGCATACCTGCATCCATATGCTGTAAAGGCTAAGACGTGTAATCATCACTCTCTCAGCAAGTTCTCGCTTTTCCTGCAAAACTTTAACATCAGACACACAGAAGAATGCAAAACTCGGCTAATATGAGAGGGGTTATTCTTAAATCTAAGCGGAGATTATTACAATTCTATCTCAttgaaaacatatttaaaatgcgGAAGACATGTCccatatttcacttttttttcatatagatagaaagaatatttatcaaaatatacaatGTTACCTTGAAAAGCTGTTGAAGGAAATTTTTCCCAGTGTTAGGCACGTGGTTTGCTATAAAACTGTAAAaggaaaaaggataaaaaattagtgaaaaGAACCAGTGAGTAAAACCATCAAAAGAATCATACCTCTCAGTGGCTATAGAACAAACAAGATTCTTTGACAAAGCAGTTTCTGCTACTTTTTACCAGGTGAAAGTACACTATAGAGACCCTAAGCTTCTAGTTTGGAGCTTTGTTCTTCTTTTCATATGACGGTGGTGTCTACGCTAGCTTGTGTGTGTCTTGACTAATCCCACTTGCACAGGTATATATTAGATAATCATCTCTGTCCATCAAAGCTAAGACAACCGAGAAGTATTAACATAGTATTGCCTCTACGATGATTTGAACCAAGCTTCCCAAGGTATTATTCCACTTATTCGACCACTAAGTCACTCCCTTGGTGACTCCAAATCAGAGCATACTAAGTTCGCAAAAGTGGTAGTATAATCCAATTTAAAAGGTATTTCCTAGGGAATGGATGATTTAAAATACGAGTTTAGAGAAATTTACTATTACATTTCAAGTGGAAATGCAAACTCGGACAATATTTTCAGTATTTCCATTCAAATCAAAGATTGTCAGAAATCTTGGAAAAGGAAAAAGTAACAGTTTCAAGAGAACCAAAGAATgtcaaatgaaaaatgaaatgcaCTAATAGGGGAAACATTGAAAAGCTCAGGCGATAAAATGCTCATCGcattttaataaaatagaaaaagcaAAGGACGACAAGAGAAGCATGTTGGACCAAATgttcaattatttttgaaacaatACATTTGATAAAAGTTTTGCTTTTTATATTGAATGAATTTGGATCCATAGGTTTCACTTCATTTAGTTTATAGGTTTATGGttcttttgaaaaatacatttatCGTCCAAAATTCACAAACCTATTAgtataattaaaatgttacttcctccgtttaaaaaagaatgagttCCTTTCcattttagtctgtttcaaaaagaatgatctctttctttttttggtaacattttaataacagttttccacgtgacatgtttaacgccacaagatcaaagggcaattttgtacatttaacttaactttaatttaggaccacaagatacaaaagtcttctttatactCTTAAACTCCATGCCAAGTCAAACcaggtcattctttgtgaaacggagGGAATATTTGATGAAAACTCTTCTTAAAAGAACTTTTATCTTATAAATAGTTCTTCTTTTCACGTAAAAGAAAAGCACTTCAAAAACTCCTTCCCTTGAAAATATTTGAGAGACACTGACCAAAAGGTGAAACCACAGATCAAGAATAGAGCAACGTTCTTGAGTGCTACTTGTTGCGTGACTTAGTTGAATCCCAACGatagagttgttatttattcttccGTTTGCTCGTGGGAGAGACTCCAACTTTCTTCAAGAAACGTCTTGACGTGCCTCTAAGCTAAGCAAGTCCTATTTTGGGTCTCTAATATTATCTGTATTATCCTTGTTCAAACAAAGCATATAACTGCCTCAGCTGCCGTTCTGGCCTTTCACTGCCCCTCCAATGCAGCTTCTTGCCCTCTCTCAGTTTATCTCATCCTCATTCATTTTTACTTCCTTTCCCCAGCCTTCTCTAACCAATAACCACTACCACTAAACCACAACCACACTCCAATCCCTCCAATCCAATCTAGAACCCATCTCCTTTGAAATTGCCGAATTATTTTCCTCTTTCCCTTGCTTTAAATGATCAAGAAACAATAACACCAAAATTGTGATGGTCTTTGCACCTATCACTCCTCACatgattttgtttaaattgGAGTAAGGTGCCAGTTTTTGTAACATCAACACCCTAAATGTTAACTTGAATGGTTGGGCTAAATCAGAGGATCATCATATCTGGAGAGTGGATACGCTTAAGAAGAAAAGAAGTCTAAACTTACTTGTAAAACCATGTGTACTGTGGGGGGTTCATCTCATAGAGTTGTTGAAGAACAGTCCGTACAGCCTTGTAAGTGATAACATTGATTATTTCCTGCAAATGCCAATCATTTATGATCAAATAAAAAACGGAACTACAAAAAGAGATTGGACACGGTTCACTTTGAAGTCTTACAGTTCCAGCAAACCGAGGATAAAACAGTTTCAGCAGATTTCATTTTTATGGATGGAGAAAATTCAAGTGCAGAATCAACGAATAGAGCACTGTAATAATGAGCCAAACTTTAGCTAACTACACCTGTGGAGGAATTGATTGGCTCTGCAACAAAAGGAGTAGTACAAGACATTTGGAAAAAAGACCAGAAAACAATTTAAGCaatgaatttatattattgagATTCCTTCGTCTAAAACCATACCAAAGACAGCTACCTTATCCCCTAatcattttaaacattgttCAAACTGATGATTAAAAGTATAAATTTGCAAGTTTTTTCGCTACAGCCCAACGAGAGCAGTCTATAATCAACTGTAAAAACCTTCAATTAACACAACACAACCAAAAATTTCCCGTTTGACCATACCCGTTCACTTATAACTAATTTCTATAGATGTTCACATTTCTTCCCAGGATTTATAACCAAACAAGGAAATGTCCAACATTCAGTCAAG comes from Solanum pennellii chromosome 1, SPENNV200 and encodes:
- the LOC107026929 gene encoding chaperonin-like RbcX protein 2, chloroplastic, whose protein sequence is MVGTISGSGRSLAETHSTPCLCLNPSVNSGSTNFRSNRELGLWRTFKGRKQLNLSSSFLEAWCEWRLSAKMVSLALNGGSRKRQKIRKLTIVGGLEVDDDDSGEDVKNEIINVITYKAVRTVLQQLYEMNPPQYTWFYNFIANHVPNTGKNFLQQLFKEKRELAERVMITRLSLYSIWMQKCDHAELYNRISDENVELMRERLAQTVIWPSDDDEIAGSLD